The genome window gaaaggggacgGCCccgaggagggggcagagggcgGGGACGGCAAACAGGGGCCTGGACCGAGGGAGCGCGAGGTTGGGGGCTGGGGACGGGGGTGCCGGGACAGGACGGAGACccggggctggggatggggacgCCAGGAGAGCCCGGCGTCTGAGGGCGGAGGGCACCGGCCGGGCGAGGCGAGGCGAGGGTGTGGGGCCGAGCGGCGGGAAGAGGGGGTAGAGGCGCGGGGGGCTCGGGAAGGGAGCGGAGGCGGGGACGCCGGGGTCGGGGGGCGGCGCGGGtttgaggggagggggcggggcaggtCCTTCgtcggtgggggggagggggcgggggcccaTGTGACCGGCTCAGACCGGTTCTGGAGACAAAAGGGGCCGCGGCGGCCGGAGCGGGACGGGCCCGGCGCGGGAGGGAGCGAAGCAGCGCGGGCAGCGAGCGAGTGAGCGTGCGGGGCCCCGGAGGGCGCGCGGCGGCTTCGGCCCCTCGGCCGCTGCCGATCTGGGGgctggaggcggggtgggggtctGAGCTGCGTCCCGGGCTCCAGGCGGCCCCTGGGGAGAGTCCTCCCGCTTTGCGCCCCGGCTGGCGGCGAGGGGCCAGCCCCCCAAGTCCGCCGCCACCGCAGTAGCAGCCCGACCCTTTGGGCCTGGAAactggggaaagggggtgggaggtTCGCGCCTGCGGCCCCCAGTGGGGACTCTGACCCGTGCTCTACCCCCAGGATGCAGCGCCGAGGCTTCCTCCTCCTCGCCCTCCTCGCCCTGCTGGCGCTCACCTCCGCGGTGGCCAAAAAGAAAGGTGATACGGAGGGTGGGGGGGTTTGAGGAGGGCTGGAGCCGGGCAGGTGAGACCGGCAGCCTCGGTTCCGAGGCCGGACTCCAGGAAGGGGTCTCCGAGTGAGTCTCTCCTGGCCCGGGTCCTGAGCTCTGTTCCCCATGCGTTGTAGACAAAGTGAAGAAGGGAGGCCCGGGGAGCGAGTGCGCGGAGTGGACCTGGGGTCCCTGCACCCCCAGCAGCAAGGACTGCGGCGTGGGTTTCCGCGAGGGCACCTGCGGGGCCCAGACGCAACGCATCCGGTGCCGGGTGCCCTGTAACTGGAAGAAGGAGTTTGGAGGTGAGGTGGGGCGCAGGCGGAGGGTAGGCAGGGGGCCCAGCCTCACGGGGACCTGAGCAGACCCGTGGAGGGGGCCACAGGTCAGGCCACCCAGCTCTGACCCGGGCACTCTCCCGCCAGCCGACTGCAAGTACAAGTTTGAGAGCTGGGGGGCATGTGATGGGGGCACAGGCACCAAAGCCCGCCAAGGCACCCTGAAGAAGGCGCGGTACAATGCCCAGTGCCAGGAGACCATCCGTGTGACCAAGCCCTGCACCCCCAAGACCAAAGCCAAGGCCAAAGGTTAGCaaagggggcaggggggtggggtcaTCACAGGTGGCTGCCCCTATCTGTGAAGGGAGTGGTAAAGCCTGAAGTTTTGGATCCCGGCCAGTGAATTTTTGACGTGTCTGTACCGGGTTTCCCTGTAGGTAGAGACACCTTAGGTGGGCAGTACTGAGGGCCCCGCAGAGGGTGCTCAGGAGGTTGAAATCCTGGCTCAAGTAAGGGCAAAGTCAGCTGTTCTGTTGGAGCCTTTGGCTTGGGATTCAGGGAAATCGTACTGGAATGGCTTGGCTTTGTCATCTctccagcaggtgggggcagttTCTATATGGGAAGGACTTCACGGTCCTTACTTCCTCTTTCCCTTAGCTTCATTCCTGACTCACAGCAGCCCTGGAGGCCAACAGGGCAGAGGGGAATCTGCCCACTTCTCAGGTGAGGGGACTGAGGCTGTTGTCCAGGGCTGCTGGGACCAGGACTGAGACCGGGAACTTGAAGGTTTTCTGATCCCCAAAGTCTAAGCTGGGGGAGTGAGGAATGTCCAGCATCATAATGGCTGTCCTGTCCCACAGGCTTCCAGGCTAGCTGATAGAGAACCACCAGGGGgcagaattttcttttctctaatgtCTTTGTTGGGGGGAAGGGGTTCTCCAGTGGGTCACCCAAACCCTGCTAATGcagtctttctttcttgttttacagccaagaaagggaagggaaaggactaACAGCCAGGCCTGGATGCCAAGGAGCCCCTGGCTTTACTCGGAGGCCTGGCCCACGCCCTCCCTCTACCGGCCCAGGATATAACCCACCAGTGCCTTTTGCCTGCTCGTTAGCTTTATCAATCATGccctgcttcttccctttcaCTTGCCCACACCCACCCCAAGTGCCCAAAGTGGGGAGGGACAAGGGATTCTGGGCAGCTTGAGCCTCGCCCAAAGGGATTTGATTCCCCTGTACCCACTTTTCTTCTTCCCCCAACGATGCCATtactaagaaataaataaatgtctttttttttttttttttttccccaataaaagctttcttttaatatataaaagcCCCTTCCCAGGAAGTTTGCTGTGGTGATTTGTTGGAGGTGGGAGAATGGAGGAAAGAGAGGGCTGGAGGGAACAGTGGCTTTCAGGGGGTTGAAGACTTGGCGGTGAGTGCCCCCCAGAGCTCATGGAGAAAAAACGGTTATGAAAATTCCTTCCAGGGCCCCCTACTGACCCCTGGAAGGGTGCCCCCCATCAAGTCCCCTGAGCCTCTCAGTCCTGTTTCTccaggggccagggctgggggagggaaccCAGGAGACTCGCTAGAACTGATTCCCCCCATCTCAGTTTCCCCCAGGTAAAGGTCTTTTGGTCCAGCCCACTGCCAATCCAGAAGGTTCCGTCAGTTGGGAGAGGAGAGATGGGGGTCGCTTGCCTGCCTCACCAGCCCCGCCCCAACTGTCGCTGAAGCCTGTGTGTGGGTCAAGTCCACCCCCGTTTTCTCCCTGGTGACCCACCAGGGCGTCCCTCACACTGCAGAGGCCAGCCGTGAATACCACTCACCACAGTCCCACCTTCACTATGTGTGACCCGAGTCAAGCCCGCTCCTTGGGGAGGGAGGGCAACTCTTCAGAATGACAGGGGCCACTCAGCTCAGCCTGGGGAGGTAGGTGGCCAGACCCCAGTTCCTGAGTGAACCCCTGATCTCCCCACTAGCCCATCCTGAATGTGACCAGGGTAGTGCTGTAGGGGGTGTGCTCAGAGCCCACTCTGCCTGGCCTCCAGCCAGCTCACCCACCGACCCACCCACCCAACCAGAGCCCTGCTGAGTAGCTGCAGCAAGGGGAGATTTCTGCCCCTGGAGTGAGATATAGGAGGAGGAGGCTGAGCCTACATGCGGGGTATAGGGGGGCAGAAAGCACCGATTACAGCAGGATGGGGGACCCTTCCCTTCCTGAGCCTCCTTTCCCAAGCATTGGCCCCTTTGCTCCTCCCAGAGGGGTGCTGGGCTCTGCTCCCCTCCAGATGTCCGTTCTTTCAGCCACGCTGGCTGGTCA of Balaenoptera ricei isolate mBalRic1 chromosome 8, mBalRic1.hap2, whole genome shotgun sequence contains these proteins:
- the MDK gene encoding midkine isoform X1 yields the protein MAWGKPPPPGLNCFRCLGSRMRMQRRGFLLLALLALLALTSAVAKKKDKVKKGGPGSECAEWTWGPCTPSSKDCGVGFREGTCGAQTQRIRCRVPCNWKKEFGADCKYKFESWGACDGGTGTKARQGTLKKARYNAQCQETIRVTKPCTPKTKAKAKASFLTHSSPGGQQGRGESAHFSAKKGKGKD
- the MDK gene encoding midkine isoform X2 translates to MAWGKPPPPGLNCFRCLGSRMRMQRRGFLLLALLALLALTSAVAKKKDKVKKGGPGSECAEWTWGPCTPSSKDCGVGFREGTCGAQTQRIRCRVPCNWKKEFGADCKYKFESWGACDGGTGTKARQGTLKKARYNAQCQETIRVTKPCTPKTKAKAKAKKGKGKD
- the MDK gene encoding midkine isoform X3; its protein translation is MQRRGFLLLALLALLALTSAVAKKKDKVKKGGPGSECAEWTWGPCTPSSKDCGVGFREGTCGAQTQRIRCRVPCNWKKEFGADCKYKFESWGACDGGTGTKARQGTLKKARYNAQCQETIRVTKPCTPKTKAKAKASFLTHSSPGGQQGRGESAHFSAKKGKGKD